Proteins encoded by one window of Lycium barbarum isolate Lr01 chromosome 11, ASM1917538v2, whole genome shotgun sequence:
- the LOC132619923 gene encoding hypersensitive-induced response protein-like protein 2 — protein sequence MGQTLGCIQVGQSTVAVKERFGSLETKTKDNVFVTVVASIQYRALAETAADAFYKLSNTKGQIQSYVFDVIRASVPRMELDAAFEQKNEIAKAVEEELEKAMSAYGYEIVQTLIVDIEPDIHVKRAMNEINAAARLRVAANEKAEAEKILQIKKAEGEAESKYLSGLGIARQRQAIVDGLRDSVLAFSENVPGTSAKDVMDMVLVTQYFDTMKEIGATSKLSAVFIPHGPGAVKDVASQIREGLLQAESIQH from the exons ATGGGTCAAACACTTGGTTGCATTCAAGTAGGTCAGTCAACTGTTGCTGTGAAAGAACGCTTTG GTTCGCTTGAGACAAAAACAAAG GACAATGTTTTTGTCACTGTAGTAGCATCCATTCAGTACAGAGCGTTAGCAGAAACTGCAGCTGATGCGTTTTACAAGCTTTCAAACACCAAAGGACAGATCCAGTCCtatgtttttgatg TTATAAGGGCCAGTGTGCCACGAATGGAGTTGGATGCTGCATTTGAGCAGAAGAATGAAATTGCTAAAGCAGTAGAGGAAGAACTTGAAAAG GCTATGTCTGCTTATGGGTATGAGATTGTCCAGACCCTCATTGTGGATATAGAGCCAGATATCCATGTCAAGAGGGCAATGAATGAGATTAATGCTG CTGCAAGACTCCGTGTTGCTGCGAATGAGAAGGCTGAAGCAGAGAAAATACTGCAGATCAAGAaagctgaaggagaagctgaatcCAAGTACTTGTCAGGGCTTGGCATTGCTCGACAGCGTCAAGCCATTGTAGATGGTCTTCGAGACAGTGTGCTTGCTTTCTCAGAGAACGTGCCTGGAACATCAGCCAAAGATGTGATGGACATGGTTCTTGTTACTCAATATTTTGATACAATGAAGGAGATTGGAGCTACTTCCAAGTTATCTGCAGTGTTTATTCCCCATGGACCAGGTGCTGTCAAAGATGTTGCTTCTCAGATCCGCGAGGGTCTTCTTCAGGCTGAAAGTATCCAGCATTAG